CCCGTACACGCGGCTGTCCTGTTCGTTCTGTGACGAGTGCATCGACGGGTCGTCGGCCACGGCGAGCACCAACCCTCCGTTTACGCCCGTGATGGCCGAGTTCATGAAAGCGTCAGCAGCGACGTTCAGCCCGACATGCTTCATACACACGAGGCTTCGCTTTCCGGCGTACGACATGCCGAGGGCCGCTTCGTACGCGGTTTTTTCGTTCGCCGACCAGGCGGAGCGGATGCCGCTTTGGCGAGCCGGTGCGGAGCGCTGGATGTATTCGGTGATTTCAGTGGACGGGGTGCCGGGATAGGCATAGACGCCGGACAGTCCGGCATCGATCGCGCCCTGCGCGACAGCCTCGGCACCAAGAAGAAGTAAGCGGCTACGATTCATCTGTGGATTCTAACCTGGTCAATTGACAAAAATCAGAAAAATTTTGATTCCAAAGGAATCATAAAAAACGATAAGACTGCTCTCCGCTTACAGAAGAGCTGTGAATAGCCGTTATGGTCGGAAAGATAGTGAGGCGGACGTGCTTTTCTGAGACGTTTCAAACGCAGAGAGGCGTTGTTGACATCATCGCCTGTGGATTTTGCGAAACCCATGACGATGAAGGCTCGTTCGGTTTGACTCCATGAGAATGGTCAGGGCGATCCTCTTTTGTTCGCCCTGCGAGTGTTGTGAATTTCGGGAATGGCGATTCCTTTAACTCATTTTGCCGTCTCCTTCTTCCTGAACTCGATTGCCAGCCATTTTTCCTCGTATCCGGCGTGGGTGACTTTCATGCCGGCCAGGAAGGTTGGGAGGACGACACTTTTCTGGTGGTTGCCGATTCTGATCGTCAGCAAGTCGCCGACCTGCACGATGTTGGCTTCCATGCGGTTGTCAAAGACAAAGGGCAGGCGCAGCTTCATGACGTAATGCCCTTCGCCGGGCTTGACGATCTCTGTATGCTCTTCGTGGTAGAAGATGTCGAGCGGGTTGCGGTCGCCGTAAACTGTTTCGCCCACCTTTTTAAGCATCTCAAGACCGAGCACCTCGGTGCGGAAGAGCGGCACCCGGGTGATGGGAATCGGCCCGAAAGAGGATTCGATCTCTGCGATGTATTTTTTCTGAATCTCTTTCCACCCTTTGAAATACTGGCCGTCAACGTCGTCCATGTAAACGCGGTTGATGACGATCTGATCAATCGTGATGTTGTACAGATTGAGGTAGGTGAGTGCCCGCATCGACTCCTTGACGACCATTTTCTCCGGATTCATGACAAGTCGCACGGTGGTTTTCGAGTTGTCCGACAGGAGTTCGATGATCCCTTCGACCGACGAAAAGAGGTGATCGACCTGGTCATAGACGTCGGTGTCGGGCACGAAGTCGTGCAGGCGGCTGATGCGTTTGGAGAGCGGCCTGATGACCGGCTTGACGACGTACTTCTCCATGTTGCGCATCAGCTTGAGCATCCAGCCGAAGGTTTCCGGAATGGAGAGCAGGCGCAAGGTTTCGCCGGTTGGCGCACAGTCAACCACGAGCAGGTCATACTCGCTGGACTCGTTGTAGCGCTTGATGTAGGAGAGCGAGAAAAGCTCCTCCATGCCCGGCAGAACGCCCATCTCCTCGACGTAAATTCCCTCGATGCCCTGCACCTCCATCAGGTGGGCGAAGTGTTCGCGCACCACCTCCCAGTTGAGCGACAGATCGCCGTAAACGCTCACCTCCTGGCCCCAGAGATTTTCGGCCACCTTCACCGGCGATGGGCCGAGTTCGATGTCGAAGGAGTCGCCGAGGCTGTGGGCGGGATCGGTCGAGATGACCAGCGTTTTGTAGCCGAGAGCCGCGGCTCTGACGGCGGTCGACGCCGCGATGGAGGTTTTGCCGACGCCCCCCTTGCCCGTAAACACGATGTTTCTCATGCTGCCTCCTGTGAGGGAATTTTTTTGCCAATGTGCGGTCGTAACCTTTTACAACCGATTCGGGGAGCTGATAATTTCTGTGGAAAGCAAGTGGGCCGCAGGCCGTTGCAGGGGCTGTTCGCGCGCAGCAACAATCGGAATGTCGTTATTTGAGAATACGTTGCAGGAGTGAGCCCGTGTACCTGCCCGGAAGTTGGTCGTTATGGGCGTCATTCTCAGGCACTTTTGAGGGCTGTTTCCCGTTTGTGCGAAATCAGGAGCAATTTCCTTTCTCAATACGCCTCTTTTTTATGCTAAAAATGAGCAGGCGCTTGATTAATTATGAGCATATGGTTATAGTTGAGGCGCATGACTTGCGGCATCCATTTCAGCCTTTTTGTTTCAGCAGCGAGCGAGCCGTTGCCGGAATTTTCAAGGATTATTATTGTTTCATGATCGCGGACATGCCTTCACGTAATTATCAGTGTATCCATTTCGCTGCTCTGGCTGAGGTGTAGCCGTCGTTCTTTTTTCGGCCCGGGCAGGAGTGTTTGAGGTGTCTATTTGTTTTTAAATGGTTTAACAATGAAAATCTGACTCGTTATGGCAAAGGTTGTTGTTTTGGGAGCTGGCGTTTCGGGGCATACCTGCGCATCCTTTCTCAAGAAAAAACTTGGAAAGCAGCATGAGGTTGTGGTTATCTCGCCCAACAGCTATTACCAGTGGATTCCGTCGAATATATGGGTCGGCGTGGGCCATATGACCATCGACGATGTGCGCTTCAAGCTCAAGAAGGTTTATGACCGCTGGGGCATCGATTACAAGCAGGCGAAAGCCGTTTCGATTCATCCCGAGGGCGACGCCAACATCAGCAAGGGATACGTCACCATCGAGTACACCGACGAGGAGCACGCCGGGTACACCGAGACGGTCGATTACGACTACCTTGTCAACGCCACCGGTCCAAAGCTGAACTTCGAGGCTACCGAGGGGCTTGGGCCTGACAAAAACTCGCTGTCTGTCTGCACCTACAGCCACGCGGCTCATGCGTGGGAGGAGTTGCAAAAAAGCATCGAAAAGATGAAGAATGGTCAGAAGCAGCGTTTCCTCATTGGCACCGGCCATGCGATGGCTACCTGTCAGGGCGCAGCTTTCGAGTATATCCTGAACGTCGCTCACGAAATCTCCCGTCGCGGCCTGAGCCACATGGCGGAGCTGACCTGGATTTCAAACGAGTACGAGCTGGGTGATTTCGGTATGGGCGGCGCGTTCATCAAGCGCGGCGGTTACATTACGCCGACCAAGGTCTTTACCGAATCGCTGCTCGCTGAGTACGGCATCAAGTGGATCCGCCGGGCGGGTGTCTACAAGGTGGAGCCGGGCGTGGCCCACTACGAAACGCTCGACGGCGAAATGCTTTCGCAGGAGTTCGACTTTGCGATGCTTATTCCGTCGTTCTCCGGCGTTGGCCTGACCGCCTTCGACAAAAGCGGCAACGACATCACCGACAAGATGTTTCTGCCGAACAAGTTCATGAAGGTCGATGCGGACTACACCGCCAAGCCGTTCGGCGAGTGGGGCGCTAACGACTGGCCGACCATCTACCAGACGCCGATGTACAGCAATATCTACGCCGCGGGCATCGCCTTCGCGCCGCCGCATTCGATCTCGAAGCCCATGACGAGCGTGAATGGCCGCCAGATTTTCCCGACGCCGCCGCGCACCGGCATGCCGTCGGGCGTTATCGGCAAGATCATTGCGCTCAATATCTCCGAGCAGATCAAGGGCAACCACAAGGAGCACCATCACAAAGCCTCGATGGCCCGCATGGGCGCAGCCTGCATTGTGTCGGCCGGCTTCGGTTCGTTTGACGGACTCGGCGCGTCGATGACCGTGTTCCCCATCGTGCCCGATTGGGAGAAGTATCCGGAGTGGGGCCGCGACATGACCTACTCGGTCGGCGAAGTGGGGCTTGCCGGTCACTGGCTGAAGTTCATGCTGCACTACCTCTTCTTCCACAAGGCGAAAGGCTATCCGTTCTGGTACCTGATTCCGGAATAAGATGGGGCAACATTCAAGAGATATCGATTTCAATCTAAAACTCGTGAATCATGGGTAACTATAAATTCAAGGCATACTACGACGAAGCCTATCCTCCGGTGCCCGACAAGGCGACGCTTTTTTGGCGCAAGTTTATACCGTGGCAGCTCTTCAGGTTTTTCATCCTGAACATCAAGATGATCCGCATCGTCGTCGGCGGTCACTCCTGATCGTTCCATCGCGCATTCGGGAATGAGCCACAAAGCCCCGGAAGTTCCGGTTTCATCCGTGAACGTCCGGGGCTTTTGCGTGTTCCGTCACTTGACACCGTTTGCTGATTCTGTATTCTCAAGTTGAGAGCCATTTTGTTATACAGCTCCTTCGTTTAGCCATGCTTGTGCCCGGTGTTTCCAATTCAAAACAGGAGTGATCATGCAGGTATCCGAAGCTTGCCTGAATATCATCAGAGATTTTGAAGGGTTCATGCCAATGCCCTATCGTTGTCCAGCCGGTGTTCGATGCCCGGTTTTCGGTGACAGCGTTGAGCCTGCCAGTCTGTGGGCTATCAGACGCTTGTTGGCCTCCTCTCTTTCTCACAAATACCGGACGACTTCGTTGAGTGGCTTGCGGCTTTTCGGGCGGGTCTGTGCGTCGGCGGAGGCGTAACCGATCGGGGTGATGGCGAAAACTTCTTCGGATGGTTTCAGATCGAGCGCTTCGCGCAGCATTGCCGGGTCAAAGGCTGAAATCCAGCAGGTGGCGAGGCCTTCGGCATGCGCGGCCAGAATCAGCTGATCCATTGCGATGCCGAGGTCGGTTTCGATCGAGTTCCAGCCGTCTGACGGGCGCACCCAGGCATCATTGCGGTCACCGGTGACGATGAGGATGTGCGGCGCTTGCTGGAACCAGTCGCGCTTGTAGCAGGAGCGGATTTTCGCAAGCATCTCAGGCGAGCTGACCAGCAGGAACGTCCATGGCTGAAGGTTTTTGGCCGACGGGGCGAGCCGCCAGGCATCGAGCACCCGTTCGAGAATTTGTGGAGTCACGGGTTGGCTTGTGTCGTAACTGCGGACGTTTTTGCGGGATTCTGCAAGATCGTGCAGGTTTGTCATCGCTGCGTTTCTCCCTGGGCCAGCTTGCAGAGCATTTCGAGATCATCGCTTTTGCCGATAACGATGATCGTGCCGTTTTTCTGGATGATCTCCGCTGGGCGCGGCGTGGTGTGCAATTCGCCGTCCGGCAGCTTGTAGCCAACCACGTTGATGCGGTGGTTGTTGTACAGATCGACCTCCTGAAACGATTTGCCGACGAGCGGCGAATTGTCGCCAACCAGGTACTGGGCGATCCGGAGATTGAGGTTGTTGGCGTTGCTCAGCTCGTCGAGGTACTCTTCGAGTTCAGGTTCGGTCAGGAGGCTGGCCATGCGCTTGCCTGCCGAGCGGTAGAGCATCACCACCTTTTCAGCGCCTGCCCTGCGAAGCTTGCTTTCAGACCCGTCGCAGTCAGCCCGCGCCACGATGTACAGGTTTGGCTTGAGATTCCGCGCCGTCAGCACGATAAAGACGTTTTCAGCGTCGTTGCCTGCGGCGGCGATCAGCCCCTTTGCCCGGTGCAATCCGGCATCGGCCAGCACCTCTTCATCCGCGGCGTTGCCCTTGATGGCCAGGAATCCTTCATCGCGGGCGCGGAGCACGTTGTCGATCATGTTGTCGATGACCACGAAGGGGACCGCCTTGGCCCGAAGCTCTTCGGCGACGCTTCCCCCGAGACGACCGTAACCGCAGATGATGAAATGGTCGTTCAGTTTCCGAAGCATGCGTTCATTGCGTTGTTGTTCCCAATGCTCCTTCCACTCGCCCGAGACGAAGAAGACGGCCACACTGGTCAGGGTGAAGAAAAAGATGCCCGTGCCGCCGACGATCAGCACCATCGTGAAAATCTTGCCCACATCGTCCAGCGGACGGACTTCGCTGAAACCAACGGTGGCCACCGTGATGACCGTCATGTAAAGTGCGTCCAGGAGGCTCATGTTTTCGAGGTACATGTAGCCAACCGTTCCCGAAATGACCAGGAGTGCCACGCTGATGATCGAGACCGAGAACCGGCGGAGGGCGGAAATCTGTTGTGCGTCCTTGCTCAAGCGGCGATGGTGGTCATGGCGGTTAACGGAGCGCTCTCAGAGCTTGCGTATCTTGCCGAACTCTTTCGAGATTTTCTGGAACATATGATTGGTCGCTGTCTGCATGATGAGTGACATGCCGGTGCTGACCATGGTGCGCACAACCTTCTCGGGCACAATGCGGAAGGCCGGATAGAGCAGGAACGCGACATTGACCCAGAGGTCGAAATCAACTCTTGTCTGCTCTTGCTGTACCGGAACGATCAGCATGTCGGCCGTGACCTGGCCTTCGAAGAGGTACTTTTCAGGCATGGTGAATGTCTTGTCCTGGGCCAACGGCCGCCAGGTAATCTTCCGGCCCACCGTGAACTGGCGGATCATCTCGTCGCTCATCTCTTCGGGGTCCATCGAGGCGACCTCATCCGGAAGGTCGACGAGGATTTCGGTCTCCTGCTGGATGTTGAAGATCACGTCGAACGGGTTGTTCTGGGGATCGGTGACCCGGAAATGCCAGCGGTAGGCTTCATCCCGGTCGAGCGGCTCGACTTTGTGGCAGAATGGGTTGTAGGAGAGAATTCTCGTATGGTCGGAGAGATAGTCAACCGTGTCATCGAAGTTCCGGTAAAACATCCATTGACCCTTGCTCTTGCCCGTGGCTTTCATTTCCAGCATATCGTCTTCTCCGGCTCATGCGCGAATCAGCTCCACATGAGCGATCTTCATATCCTTTGGTTGAAAAAAATGGCCGGGTGGTCGGCGTTATCTCTGAAAATATAGCGAGTTCCCGGCAAAATTGCGCACATCCGCGCGTGCATCGCGGGCAACGAGGTCAGGCGGTTTCGGCCTGCAAGCGCTCGGCCTGGTCGTGCATTCGCAGCGCCTCGATGAGCGGGTCGAGCTCGCCCTGCATGATTTGCGGCAGGGCGTGGCTGGTGAAGCCGATGCGGTGGTCGGTCACGCGCGACTGGGGAAAGTTGTAGGTCCTGATCTTGGCGCTCCGGTCGCCGGTGGTTACCATCGAGCGGCGCAGGTCGGCGCGGCTCTTTTGCTGCTCGGCGATCTGGAGGTCGTAGAGCTTCGAGCGCAGCATCTTCATGGCCCGCTCGCGGTTCTGGAGCTGCGAGCGTTCCTCCTGGCAGGCGACGACGATGCCGCTCGGGACGTGGGTGATTCGCACGGCGGTTTCCACCTTGTTGACGTTCTGGCCGCCTTTGCCGCCACTGCGAAAGGTGTCTATCAGCAAATCTTCCTTGCGGATCTCCACGTCCACCTCTTCGGCTTCGGGGAGTACGGCGACGCTGGCCGCCGAGGTGTGGATGCGCCCCTGCGTTTCGGTTTCGGGCACGCGCTGCACGCGGTGCACACCGCTCTCGAACTTGAGGATACCGTAGACGTTGTGGCCGCTCACTTCAAGCGAAACCTCCTTGAGGCTGCCGGGCACTGAGCCTTCGCTCACTTCGAGCGTCTGGCAGCTCCACCCCTGCCGTTCGGCATAGCGCTGGTACATGCGCATCAGGTCGGCAGCGAACAGCCCCGCTTCGTCGCCACCGGTTCCCGCGCGGATTTCAATGATGGCGTTGCGGCTGTCGGCCTCGTCTTTTGGCAGCAGCAGGATTTTGAGCTGCTGCTCAAGCTTCGGGAGGCGCTCCTGGAGTTCGCCGGCCTCCTCTTCGACGAGGGCGCGCATTTCCGGATCATTTTCGTTTTTCTGCATCGAATGCGCCTCGTCGAGCTGCTTTTTGGTTCGGCTCCACTCGTCGTAAGCGCGCACGATCTCCTTCAGGCTGCTGTACTCCTTGTTCAGCTTCCTGAAGCGATTCTGGTCGGCGACCACCTCCGGATCGGAAAGCTGCTGCTCGATGGTCTGGAATTTATCCTTGATGGACTGAAGCTTGTCAAACATGGTTGCTCGCCGCTGCCGGAATCAGGGGTTCAGGAGGTCGTTTATCATGAAGTAGGCGAAGAGCATCAGCAGAAGAGTCATGCCGACCTGCTGGATACGCATTTTGACCTCGAACGGAATCTCCCTGCCCATGATGCCCTCGATGGCGTTGAGCACGAACTGCCCGCCGTCGAGCGCAGGGATGGGCAGAATATTGATGATCGCCAGCGAGATTGAGAGCACGGCCACAAAGTACATGAAGCTGATTGGTCCCTGCTCGGCGCTCTGGTTGGCGATGCGGGCGATCTTGATCGGGCCGCCGACCGACTTGCGGAAATCCTCCTTGCCGCTGAAAATTTTACCGAATCCCTGGACGGTCAGCACGGTGGTTTTCCAGGTCTGGTTCAGGCCGCTGGCGATGGCCTGCGGAAGCGAAAGCTTGATGCGTTCGGTCTCGATGGTCTGCTTGAGCGAAATGCCGATTTTGCCTGAGTTGTTCGGCGTCACCTCGGTGGTAATGGTTTGCCCCTTTTTGCGGATGAGAGCGGCGGTCAGCGGTTCGCCAGTCGAGTTTTTCAGATGCATCCAGGTGACGGTGAGCTTTTTGCCTGCGTTCGCGGAGATGATATTGACCACCTCGCTCCAGTCGGCCACTGGCGAGCCATTGATGGCAGTGATGAGGCCGCCCGGCATGATACCGGCTTTAGCCGCCGGATCGCCGGGCAGCACCTGGTCTATGACTGGAGGCACGGTTGGCCTGATGCCGATCGACTGGTTTCCGTTGATCCGGGAGATAATGTCTTTCGGCGCCGTGAGTGTCAACTCCTCTCCGTTCCGCTCAATGGTGTATTGCAGTTTTCCCGATGCCAGGCGCTCGGGATCGAGGGCCTCTTCCCAGTAGTGCAGTTTCTGGCCGTTGATCGCTACCAGATGGTCGCCGCTTTGCATGCCCATCGAAGAGAATACGGACTTCGGTTCGATAAAGGCTGGCGTGGTTATGGGAGTACGTGATTCTCCGAAAATGCTGGTGATACCGATGAAGATAACGGCGGCCAGCACCATGTTCATCGCCACGCCGCCAGCCAGCACGATGAGGCGCTGCCAGACCGGTTTGGCCCTGAACTCCCACGGTTGGACCTCTTGTGATACATGGTCGGTGTCCATGCTTTCGTCGATCATGCCGGCGATCTTGACGTAGCCGCCAATCGGGAAGGCGCCGATACCGTATTCGGTTTCTCCGATCTTTTTCTGCCACAGCTTGATGCCCCAGAAATCGAAACCGATGAAAAACCGGTCGACCCGCATGCCGAACATCCTCGCCGTGATAAAGTGGCCGAATTCGTGGGCCGTGACGAGGATGAAGATGGCGATGACGAAGAAGAATATCGTGTTCAGTAGCTCCATGTCAAATGCAGGTCGTTCGGTTGTTTCGTGATGTTTAGCCCGGAATTATCCGATAAGCTGCCGTGCGGTTTCGCGGGCCCATTTGTCTGCCTGAAGGTACTCCTCCAGCGTGATCGGCGTCCATGCTTCGTGTGCCTGCATGGTTTTATCGACCGTTCCGGCGATGTCGGTAAAGCCGATTTTCTTGTCGAGGAACGCCGCGACAGCGATTTCGTTGGCCGCGTTCAGTACCGCAGGATAGGTCTGGCCCGCCTTGAGGGCGTCGAAGGCCAGGCGCAGGGCCGGGAAGCGCTCCATGTCTGGCTCCTCGAAGGTGAGTGTGGCGACCTTGGTGAGATCGAGCTTGCCGATGCCGGTTTCGCAGCGCTCCGGCCAGGCGAGGGCATAGGCGATGGGAGCGCGCATGTCGGGCACGCCGAGCTGGGCGATGACGCAGCCGTCGATGTACTCAACCATCGAGTGAATGATGCTCTGCGGGTGCACCACGACGCCGATCTTCTCTGCGGGCATGTCGAAGAGCCAGTGCGCCTCGATTACCTCGAGCCCTTTGTTCATAAGGGTCGCCGAGTCGATGGTGATCTTCGCGCCCATCGACCACTGCGGGTGCTTGAGCGCCTGTTCCGGGCCGACGTTTTTCAACTCTTCGGCGGGCGTTTTACGGAATGGGCCACCTGATGCGGTCAGGATGATGCGTTCGATATCTTCCGTGCGGTGGCCGACCAGCGACTGAAAGATCGCCGAGTGCTCGCTGTCCACTGGCAGCAGTTTGACATCGTGCTTTTTGACGAGGTCCGAAACGAGCTGACCGGCGACGACGAGCGTCTCCTTGTTGGCCAGCGCGATGTCCTTTCCGGCTTCAATAGCCCTGACGGTTGGCACCAGTCCTGCCGCACCCACGATGGCCGAAACTACCATGTCTGCTCCATCGACGGCCGCAACTTCAGCTGCACCTTCGAGGCCGCAGAGAATTTCGGGCTTGTGATCGCCGAGCATCCCCTTGAGGCGCTCCCGCGACGCCTCGTCACGCACCGAGACCAGTGACGGCCTGAATTCATCGATTTGCTTGAGAAGCATTTCGACGTCGTGGCCCTCGGCAAGGGCCGCAATCGAAAACCTTTCAGGATGACGCCTGACGACGTCGAGTGTGCTGAGTCCAATGGAGCCGGTACTGCCGAGAATGGATAAGGATTTCATGTGTCATGACATTGGCGTGAAAAGAGGGACGAATTCGAGGCCTGAATTTATGCTTTTTCGGAGCGTCGAACAAACAAGGCTTTTCGACGCGGCGGGTACATAGCGGATTCTGTTTGTTATCTATTGAAAATGTGTTATACTGTCAACCCTTTTTCATGGGTCTCTAGCTCAGCTGGTTAGAGCGACTGGTTTACACCCAGTAGGTCGGGGGTTCGAATCCCTCGGGACCCACCCCTTCTCACTATCTCTTTTGATTTTCCGGTTTTTGCAGCGTTTTCAGGTCAGGATGCGAAACTCCCTGCAGGAGGTATCGACCTCTATTTCTTTTACTTTGATCGAGGTGACGCTTGAGCGTGAGGGGCCGATCCGGATCTGCCGGATCAGTTCGTCCACCCGTCCGCTGTCGCCCTGAGCTTCGACTTCGACTGTGCCGTCCGGCAGGTTGCGCGTCCATCCGGAAAGGCTTCGAGCGGAAGCTTCACGCAAGACGAACATGCGGAAGCCTACGCCCTGCACCAGGCCGCTGACGATGATGTGAACCCGTTTTTCCGTCATAGCGATCAATTCGACGACAGGTTTCTGGACTGCCGGAGCCTTTCGACGGCCTCTTCCAGTTCCTTGCGCTCCGGATCTGTTGCCGTTTCCTGCTGGGCAGAAACTGCAGGAGATGCAGCCTCTTCAGGTTCGGTATGGAGCTGTGACATCGCCATATCGACACCGTTCTGGCAGTCGTGGGCAAGGTGTTCGCTGAACTTGCCTGCCGGGCGCTTGCCGAGAATCTCCTCGATCCGGCAGTACTGCACGATCTCCTTCGAGAGCAGCTCTTTGGCAAGCATTTCGAGCTTGTCACGATTGTCCGAAAGCATCTGGTGAACCTGCTTGCGGGCGGCCTCGACGATCTCCTTGACCTCGTTGTCGATCAGCCTGGCGGTTTCGTCGCCATACTTCTTGTCAATGCCGGGGCCGCCGTAGTACGGGTTGTTGCTTTCGAGGAACGACAGGTAGCCGACCTTTTCGCTCATGCCGTACACGATCACCATGTTGTAGGCGATTTCAGTCACCCGTTCGAGGTCGTTTTGCGCGCCGGTCGAAATTTCGCCGAAGATGATCTCTTCGGCAACGCGCCCGCCGAGGAGGCCGCAGATGCGGGCGATCAGCTCGCTGCGGGTCATCAGGTAGCGGTCTTCGAGCGGGATGTTCAGAGTGTAGCCAAGCGCGCTGACGCCGCGTGGCACGATCGAAATCTTCTGCACCGGGTCGTTTTCCGGCATCAGCCAGCTTACAATGGCGTGGCCGGACTCGTGATAGGCCACGATCTCCTTTTCGCGCGGGTTGA
The nucleotide sequence above comes from Chlorobaculum tepidum TLS. Encoded proteins:
- a CDS encoding ArsA family ATPase translates to MRNIVFTGKGGVGKTSIAASTAVRAAALGYKTLVISTDPAHSLGDSFDIELGPSPVKVAENLWGQEVSVYGDLSLNWEVVREHFAHLMEVQGIEGIYVEEMGVLPGMEELFSLSYIKRYNESSEYDLLVVDCAPTGETLRLLSIPETFGWMLKLMRNMEKYVVKPVIRPLSKRISRLHDFVPDTDVYDQVDHLFSSVEGIIELLSDNSKTTVRLVMNPEKMVVKESMRALTYLNLYNITIDQIVINRVYMDDVDGQYFKGWKEIQKKYIAEIESSFGPIPITRVPLFRTEVLGLEMLKKVGETVYGDRNPLDIFYHEEHTEIVKPGEGHYVMKLRLPFVFDNRMEANIVQVGDLLTIRIGNHQKSVVLPTFLAGMKVTHAGYEEKWLAIEFRKKETAK
- a CDS encoding sulfide:quinone reductase — protein: MAKVVVLGAGVSGHTCASFLKKKLGKQHEVVVISPNSYYQWIPSNIWVGVGHMTIDDVRFKLKKVYDRWGIDYKQAKAVSIHPEGDANISKGYVTIEYTDEEHAGYTETVDYDYLVNATGPKLNFEATEGLGPDKNSLSVCTYSHAAHAWEELQKSIEKMKNGQKQRFLIGTGHAMATCQGAAFEYILNVAHEISRRGLSHMAELTWISNEYELGDFGMGGAFIKRGGYITPTKVFTESLLAEYGIKWIRRAGVYKVEPGVAHYETLDGEMLSQEFDFAMLIPSFSGVGLTAFDKSGNDITDKMFLPNKFMKVDADYTAKPFGEWGANDWPTIYQTPMYSNIYAAGIAFAPPHSISKPMTSVNGRQIFPTPPRTGMPSGVIGKIIALNISEQIKGNHKEHHHKASMARMGAACIVSAGFGSFDGLGASMTVFPIVPDWEKYPEWGRDMTYSVGEVGLAGHWLKFMLHYLFFHKAKGYPFWYLIPE
- a CDS encoding nitroreductase family protein gives rise to the protein MTNLHDLAESRKNVRSYDTSQPVTPQILERVLDAWRLAPSAKNLQPWTFLLVSSPEMLAKIRSCYKRDWFQQAPHILIVTGDRNDAWVRPSDGWNSIETDLGIAMDQLILAAHAEGLATCWISAFDPAMLREALDLKPSEEVFAITPIGYASADAQTRPKSRKPLNEVVRYL
- a CDS encoding potassium channel family protein, with protein sequence MSKDAQQISALRRFSVSIISVALLVISGTVGYMYLENMSLLDALYMTVITVATVGFSEVRPLDDVGKIFTMVLIVGGTGIFFFTLTSVAVFFVSGEWKEHWEQQRNERMLRKLNDHFIICGYGRLGGSVAEELRAKAVPFVVIDNMIDNVLRARDEGFLAIKGNAADEEVLADAGLHRAKGLIAAAGNDAENVFIVLTARNLKPNLYIVARADCDGSESKLRRAGAEKVVMLYRSAGKRMASLLTEPELEEYLDELSNANNLNLRIAQYLVGDNSPLVGKSFQEVDLYNNHRINVVGYKLPDGELHTTPRPAEIIQKNGTIIVIGKSDDLEMLCKLAQGETQR
- the prfA gene encoding peptide chain release factor 1 — its product is MFDKLQSIKDKFQTIEQQLSDPEVVADQNRFRKLNKEYSSLKEIVRAYDEWSRTKKQLDEAHSMQKNENDPEMRALVEEEAGELQERLPKLEQQLKILLLPKDEADSRNAIIEIRAGTGGDEAGLFAADLMRMYQRYAERQGWSCQTLEVSEGSVPGSLKEVSLEVSGHNVYGILKFESGVHRVQRVPETETQGRIHTSAASVAVLPEAEEVDVEIRKEDLLIDTFRSGGKGGQNVNKVETAVRITHVPSGIVVACQEERSQLQNRERAMKMLRSKLYDLQIAEQQKSRADLRRSMVTTGDRSAKIRTYNFPQSRVTDHRIGFTSHALPQIMQGELDPLIEALRMHDQAERLQAETA
- the rseP gene encoding RIP metalloprotease RseP, producing MELLNTIFFFVIAIFILVTAHEFGHFITARMFGMRVDRFFIGFDFWGIKLWQKKIGETEYGIGAFPIGGYVKIAGMIDESMDTDHVSQEVQPWEFRAKPVWQRLIVLAGGVAMNMVLAAVIFIGITSIFGESRTPITTPAFIEPKSVFSSMGMQSGDHLVAINGQKLHYWEEALDPERLASGKLQYTIERNGEELTLTAPKDIISRINGNQSIGIRPTVPPVIDQVLPGDPAAKAGIMPGGLITAINGSPVADWSEVVNIISANAGKKLTVTWMHLKNSTGEPLTAALIRKKGQTITTEVTPNNSGKIGISLKQTIETERIKLSLPQAIASGLNQTWKTTVLTVQGFGKIFSGKEDFRKSVGGPIKIARIANQSAEQGPISFMYFVAVLSISLAIINILPIPALDGGQFVLNAIEGIMGREIPFEVKMRIQQVGMTLLLMLFAYFMINDLLNP
- a CDS encoding 1-deoxy-D-xylulose-5-phosphate reductoisomerase, with the protein product MKSLSILGSTGSIGLSTLDVVRRHPERFSIAALAEGHDVEMLLKQIDEFRPSLVSVRDEASRERLKGMLGDHKPEILCGLEGAAEVAAVDGADMVVSAIVGAAGLVPTVRAIEAGKDIALANKETLVVAGQLVSDLVKKHDVKLLPVDSEHSAIFQSLVGHRTEDIERIILTASGGPFRKTPAEELKNVGPEQALKHPQWSMGAKITIDSATLMNKGLEVIEAHWLFDMPAEKIGVVVHPQSIIHSMVEYIDGCVIAQLGVPDMRAPIAYALAWPERCETGIGKLDLTKVATLTFEEPDMERFPALRLAFDALKAGQTYPAVLNAANEIAVAAFLDKKIGFTDIAGTVDKTMQAHEAWTPITLEEYLQADKWARETARQLIG
- a CDS encoding acylphosphatase, which produces MTEKRVHIIVSGLVQGVGFRMFVLREASARSLSGWTRNLPDGTVEVEAQGDSGRVDELIRQIRIGPSRSSVTSIKVKEIEVDTSCREFRILT